The Tripterygium wilfordii isolate XIE 37 chromosome 5, ASM1340144v1, whole genome shotgun sequence DNA segment TTAATTAATACCTTAATTTTTGGTTACAATCAATAATAATTTGGAGAAATGATTGTCCTCGACAGGTTGTGCCCTTGGTTGACAAGGAGCGCCCTTTTTGATGTATCTGTGTTGTCGTTTTTATgaattttcttctaaaaaaaaataataataataattattcatcaataaaaaatttaggttgtgtttggtatcacttctaaaaattttgaaaacaaaaataaaaaataaaaataaaaaacataaaattgaaacttgtttggttgaatacttaaaacttaaaacaaaaactgaaagcataaaactgaaaaaaaaaaatgtgtttatacttttattttcataataatagaatatatccacaccactatattttttataactgcagccTTTGTCGTGTtgcaccattgaaaacatcagcaaaagaaaaaaagataagaaataaaataatattcaaaagtatatttgatcattgtatttctatgcaatttacaatctgaaatcttaaagaaaatgcaatctataataagtgtaactaattctgtttccaaaacttttaaaaaccattttttcttgttttcaaaaattttgaaaatctgtttttggttttcataaaagccaaaacagaaaatacaaacaaacaatttttttttattttctattttttaaaaactaaaacaaaaaacaaaagtgataccaaacagacccttaatTTATCTCTAGTTTACCAATTACAACTTTATATAAGAACCCAAATATTTTACAAAAgtatttatttctctctctaattttGATCAACAAAATTCTTTAATTGTCTTATTTGAAATGCaattatctttatatatatatatatatatatatatatatatatatataaattatgcaGGAAGCTAGTGTATACGTATTGGTCTTTGTTGATCCACTCAAGGAACTCTCCTAAAGGGGGAAAGCAGCGATGCAGCGAAAAGacacaaaagaaagagacaGCACAGGCCCACAAGGCTCGTAGGATTGGTGGTAGATCCGGTGTTGAAAAACACTGGACCCAACTGGTCtgccaaaaaattttaaaaaatgctgaaaaaatcataaatgtagaGTATTTCTCATAATAATGGACTTACTCATGATTAGTAAGCTTATCCGACTTGCACAGGACATTCATTTCTTTGTCGTAAGCTTACCTCCAATTCACATTAAACCCAAGTCAAAAtagagaagaacaaaaaaaaaactttcattttctttactaAATGAACAATTACTATTGACAATACGAGTGTACAAATTTCAGAGCTCCATTCTAAAGCTCTTATGAACAGAGGTGCTCCTTCATTCTATCATGGTGACATGGTCTTCTTTTACTGTCACCTTTCCTTTCACAGGAAAATGTCTCCTACTAAAGGCTGTTTAGCTATGGGCATACCTTAACCAGATGAGGTAGCGAAAGAAGAAGGTAGGTAGTTTAGGCACAAGGCATGGCTTCCATACTTGTCAGAAAAGAATGTTGAGGTAAAGAACTATCCACCCAGCCATTGATAAGACGGCAAAAATATGAACCCAGAACAGGACCGCTGCTGCCTCTCTTCCACAACCTCTCAGATTGGCAACAGCGCCTACAAAAAGGGAATAGCCAAGTAATTGGAGAAGTTATCACAAAGAAATGTCTAGAGAAATGAGAACAGGGTGTTACCAGAAAGGACTGATGTGGGCATTGAATGCTGGAGGAGTAGGATGAATCGAAACATCTTATCACCGGGAGGGAGGAATCCCAGCTTATCAGCCAACATTACGACACCTAGCCCTGTAGGGGGCACCAAGACTAACCGCCCGAATATAATAGCAGCAGTTGTCCGTAGACCTAGTTTAGAACTTCCAGGTCCTGTAATCCAAGGCAAGAGTTGTCACTCCAAAGATTAAATTAAGTGATGACCAAGATGTAGTGCTGCTGTTTATCTGGACTAATATCATGTATGTTTGTAGGCATGCATGAGTTTGTAATATAACTAAAAATGACAACTAGGAAGTCGGCGTACCATCAACGAGGTTGCCTCCCAGAGCCAGCAGAATACATGGAATCATGGCCTCCCTGATAATGGCAGCATTGTTAAAATAATGATCAGAACCCAAAATCCAACGAAGAGGCTATCCAAACGCTACCATCATGCAATATAAACTTCCATTCTCTGGTCTGGTATTTAAGCAACGAATAACATATATAGTATCATGCATTCTGCTTTCTGTAAACTAACATACATTAAAGACACGCAGAGCATACCCAAGAATGATGCAGCTGTCGGTAAAAAAGTAAAGTGGAGCATCAGCAGTAAAGATCAAACGCTTCAAAAACGGAATTGCACCTAATAGCATTGCTAGGATCTGCATCATCCATgaaaacaacaatcaaacaCAGCATAAAAATACTCAAAGCCTTTTTGGTAAGTGGTTCAAGGCCTTTTTGACCTTCCAAATGACTCATCCAACCTAGCTTGTATTCAAAACGCAAATAAAGTGACTGTCACATGGCCGCTTATGTTTGTACAACCTTAtttgcaacttgcaagttgTTATTTCCAATTCTTACCGGTGTACCAGAACTCAGGTAAAAAACACCGATGATAGAACTCACTATTCAGTATTAAAAGAAAGGACAAGTTTCTAGATGCCTAACAGGTGAATTCCCTACgagacaaccaaaaaaaaacattaaagaagaaagaagagagaacttACAGATGCTATGATAGGTGGCTGAAGGATTTGCTTGAGCTTCAACTTCTCATACAAAGAAATTAGAATTTCTTTGATCTGCAAACCAATAAATGGAAATGAACCACTGCTTTATATTAGAGGAAGCACTGAAAATGAAGGATTCATTAGAAGAATAGATTTGTTTTATTGATACAATAAAAGCATTAATTGATGATGAATCCAGAATGATTCAAAATCTTAATTCTTCAGATGGAATCCCTTAGAGTGACAATAACTTAAGGCTGCAACTTTGGCAAGGAAAATTTTGTGACATATCAAATCTCACAGTTTTCTCATATCAAGTAGAAAACTGCTGCAGACATTTGATTCAGAAGGCAGCATCTATCAGGTCATTTCTAGATAAGTTTCTCCATATTATAAGCCCAGTTCATTTCTCGTTAAAGCTGGAACTCTATGTTTTACCATTAAAACATATGTAGAAATTTCATTGCCAAACGATGTTCTTAAATAGCCAAATAGGCACAATTATACAAGTAAACCAAATAGGCATGACCGTGTGTACATATGTCAATACTCATGTAAATTGATACTCACCTTTCCTTTCTTGGAAGCATTTGAATCTGTTGGTGCTGCTTCTGCAGTAAGCAAGGGAACCTGCTCAGGAGTGCTATCTTTTGGTGTGTTCTTCACAGGTAGGCTTGCATCATCAATGTCAAAGGAACCTTCAGGAGGAGGGGCCAGCATATGAAATACATATGTGTATAGAACTATTGCACCAACCTATCATACAGAAGTAAGAGTTTATTGCAGGGGCAAGAACAGTTAAATGGAGACTCTAtaacaagcaatcaaataaCATTTCAAATGTTCTAAGATTCCAAGCAAGATAAGAAAACTACACCCCAGAGGACATGCATAATGGTGCAGAAAAATATCTTATATGGTGAAATAAAGGGCGGTTGCACATGTAAGTAACAATCAAGTTAAAAGATGTTCAAAACATACCCACTGGCCATATGAAATGTAGGCAGTCCCATCTGTGCTACATTTGTTTGAATCACCAAATGGACTGGACTCGTCTCTACATAAAGCGGCGATCAGGACAAGAGGCACGTTCCCAATGTTCCCTGTAACAACATTGCTATCGAAAATGATTCACAATACGCAAACTGGTTAAGCGATAAATGAAGAAGGTGTAAAGCCAAAACACTCAGGTACAATTTGATTATGAACTTCAGAAGACCCCAAAATGTTTTAACTTTGTCAAGTGCAATGTAAAGTCTCTTGATTCTGTAGTTCACATTACAactgaaacatcttcttctatgCTACTTCCCTGGATTTTCTATTTTGTAGGTTGCATAAGTGTCTCATGGACTAAATATCATAAATACTTGAGCATGGATTCATATTAAAATTGgtaaaatctaacatgctacCAAAGGGCCTAAAACAGGTAAAGTGGCTTACCGATCCCAATTTGTATAATTGTGAACTTGAAGAATGGGTATGGGGGACGGACAATGGATGCAACAATGAAACCAATTATTGAGCCGGTTACTGTAGCCAGAATCACATTGGCAGGTATAAACCACCTGCAATACAATAAGCATCCAAATTAAGACAGAATTGAACTTCCTTCACGGCTATAAGATACAAGTAAGAAAAAGGTAGTTTTAATTTTACCACTGAATCATTTTCTCTACAGTCACAGCTTGTCCAAGTTGGGAGAATATCAAACATGGAAGCAACAGTGAAAACACCAACTACACAAATTCATATCAGTCAATATTCTCCCAGaaacttttccaaaaaaaaaaaaaaatcctcccAGAAACTTTgttgaaaagaaggaaaaaaaaaaacagcaatcagaagaaagtaaaaataaaGAGACAAAAGTTGGGGAAAAATCATTGGTTAATTACCCCATTCAAGAGCTTCCTACCACTTGCTGGCAAAATATTCACATACTTGGATGCCATAAGAAATCCCAAAAAGCACATTGTGAAAACCTTTGCTATTGGTAATACAGCAATCTTTACGGACCCAAAAACTGACTCTCCTCCGACCTGATCGTCTATCCCCACAGTCGCCAGAAACCGCTCCatggttccctccacctcaatcACTCCAACGAGTCTCCAAAACCAGATTCAGACGCTCCAACCCACACAATTCAGAAATCAAACCGCTGAGCTTCCGCTTGGGAGGACTCCTTTCAGAGTTTCCTCACTACCTCCAAACAATTCAACAAATCAGCAGCTACGCATAAGGGAATCAAAATCAGTCGGTGAACCACGCCAGAATAAATCTCAATCTGTCAAGTTTCTCACAAATTTATACCAAATTCACAAAGAAACGCGGAATTGAAACATTATCCTCGAGAAATTAGTTAATTCACCTAGAATTATATCAAAATCTCTCGAACGTAATCGACActtccacacaaaaaaaattcaaaaaaaaaaaaaaaacaagattcACGGAAAAAGAAGCGGAGAGGGATCACATGACATAGACATACACGAGAAACTGCATAAAATTAATATGAGTTTGTAAAACGATCATGAAAATTCTGAATAATTGTTGGAATTTGATTTCAgtctctttcttcctttataAAGAATGAAACACACTTCACTTCCTATTCTCCAGTACTCGACGATGGTTGCCAATTAAAGGAACTAACCGGAATGGGCATCACATCACTTTCTGGTGTAACTGTACATTATTCTGTGCTATCGCCATCATTGAACAAGAATGGCAAATAAGTGTAAGAAAGTCACTGATGGCAATTACTGATTATAATATCTTGATGTGAAACGAGACGAGTAACCCTACACTAGATACGTTGAAAAGTTAAGGTGGCACGGCGGAAGAAAGTGTTTGGGAAGATGATGAAGAGAAAGAATGCGGTGCAAGCGTTTTAGTGAGTGTAAGGTCGGTTAAACCTCGTCTCTCCTCCCTTTCTCCAGTCGGGAGAAAGTGTCTCTATGGTTTGGTGTAAAGTAAATGGTAGTAACATCACGTCATGCATGGGATAGGGGCCGAaattattccagcaatttcacctcatctccaccatccaatgTAACAATACATTGATTTGATAATACTACACCTAATGCATTCAATGGTGTAGATCATGTGAAATTGTTGGAATCATTCTAGCAAATCCTTTTCCGTCATCATGTAGGGTAAGGTCTCAAGGACAACATGTAAACAAGTAGGGCTGCACAAAACCCGTATCATTCCCGACCCAAACCGCCAAAATCCGACCCTAACCCGTAAACAACAGTTCAGATATATGTTAATTAAGCTGACCCGTTTATATAACATAtcgtatatatatttttgttaaacGGACCCTTTATAACCCGACAACAACCTTACTTATCCTcttttatatatgaaaaataattACTGCTATACGCACTTAGGCCTAGCacgtctctttctctctctctcaccttcTCAAGAACTCACCCGACGCCCTTGCTCATCCTCTTTTGTATGCTTTTTGGGTTTTGGAGTTGTTAAATGCTCTGTTTTCAGATCTGGGTTCGCTTTAGAGGATTGTCGAAGAGGAGTTTGCTTTCCTTCAAGAAATTGTTGATGGTTTTGactgttttgatattatttttatttgggacAGTAATTTGAGGTTTTCTGAACCTTTTATTGGGCTTGTAATTAGCTTTATGAATTTGTTGAGTTCAAACCTGACCCCAATCCGTATGAAACCTATCCGACCTAACCTGTTACAACCTAAGGTTAGTTAAAGGTTGCAGGAGATGTAATCCGAACTTCTACGGGTCGGATGAGGTGTTTGTCTAAATCCGATCCGTGGGCACCCCTATAAAGAAGTGATTTGAGAGTAACGTGTATAaagtagtttttattttttctcctattttttttGGCTTCTTAACAGCAAAGCAAGCACCAAAATCAGATgcttacaaaaaaagaaaaagaaaaaaaaccactAGAATCGGATCCTACAATTATATGTAGGAAATCACAATGATTGTCAAAAGACCTTCAGTTGAATATAGCAAAACACTTGTGACCCGTTAATCAATAATTTGATAATGAGACAGATAAATTACACTaatctattaattaattaagacccACCAAGGAGACTAACTTTATTTTTTGTGCTCTATAATATTATTCCTACCTCATCATAAACCACTACATTGCATTAAAAAGATAGGGTACCAAAATCATTTGGCATTTCGAATTTATATCAAATCTTGGATAGCCCACGTGTCATGTTGTT contains these protein-coding regions:
- the LOC119998231 gene encoding protein PIN-LIKES 6-like; translated protein: MERFLATVGIDDQVGGESVFGSVKIAVLPIAKVFTMCFLGFLMASKYVNILPASGRKLLNGLVFSLLLPCLIFSQLGQAVTVEKMIQWWFIPANVILATVTGSIIGFIVASIVRPPYPFFKFTIIQIGIGNIGNVPLVLIAALCRDESSPFGDSNKCSTDGTAYISYGQWVGAIVLYTYVFHMLAPPPEGSFDIDDASLPVKNTPKDSTPEQVPLLTAEAAPTDSNASKKGKIKEILISLYEKLKLKQILQPPIIASILAMLLGAIPFLKRLIFTADAPLYFFTDSCIILGEAMIPCILLALGGNLVDGPGSSKLGLRTTAAIIFGRLVLVPPTGLGVVMLADKLGFLPPGDKMFRFILLLQHSMPTSVLSGAVANLRGCGREAAAVLFWVHIFAVLSMAGWIVLYLNILF